From the Psychrobacter sp. P11F6 genome, the window ATTTATGCGCTGTCATAAACAGTCGCTAACATGAAATATCGAATAGAGGTGTGATCATGATAAGTAAACAGCAGCGTATGAATAAACTGGTCTTATCTGCCATCAGTTTGAGTGCGCTATTAGCAATCACTGCTTGTAGTGGTGACAATGCAGCGGTTGAAGAGCCTGCTGTTGTCAATGAACCTGTCGATACAACGGTAGTGGTAGAAGACGCGCCTATAGTCGAACCTGAAGTCGTTATACCTGAACCTGTGGCAGATACCGAGACGACGGTCATTGAAGATGAGCCAGTGCAGGAAATCTCTGCGGAGCCAGAAGTGTTGGCTGCCGATGCAGGCGCCAAGCTTTATGAGACCAACTGTAAGGTTTGTCATGAAGGAGGGCTGCTGAACGCGCCGAAATATGGTGATAAAGCCGCGTGGGAGCCGCGTCTGGCTAAAGGCACAGAGACGCTGCACATGCATTCGGCAAAAGGTTTTAATAAGATGCCAGCCCAAGCCACCGATAAGGTCAGTGAAGCCCAAGTTTACGCAGCTGTAGATTACATGATTGAAGCAGTTAGCTGATCTGATATATTAAGAGATATTGACCATTGAAATTTGTTAAACTGACCGTCATTGTGACTGACAATGGCGGTTTTTTTATGCACGTTTTTTGGCAGATACTAGGGCGTCTCCTCAATTCAATCGATTAACCTCTGAATGGGTTAAAAATGGCTAAATTTTGTCAAACATCGCCAAACATCGCCAAACATTGTCAAATAGCTTATTAATATCTCGATAGTATTTACGCTGCTTTCCTTGTTTAACGGCAATTTATCTCATTTTTATCACCATTTTTAAAAAGACGACACGACCTAAAAGATAGCAACGTTGTAAAAAATAATACGCAGACCAAAGTATGATAAAGGCAAAAATATGAAAGTATTGGGTTTAGAGACTTCTTGTGATGAGACAGGTCTGGCGATTTTTGACAGTGAGCAGATGAATAGTGACAATCAAGGGCTGGTTGGACAAGTTCTGTATTCACAAATAGAGCTGCACGCACTATATGGCGGCGTTGTGCCTGAGCTTGCCAGCCGCGATCATATTCGTAAGTTGGTGCCTTTGCTTAATGAGTTGTTAGAGCAGTGCAATGTGAAAAAAAGCGAGATTGATGCCATTGCTTATACCAAGGGGCCTGGACTCATTGGCGCTTTGATGACGGGCGCATTATTTGGGCGCAGTTTGGCGTATGGTTTGGATATACCAGCGATTGGTATCCATCATATGGAAGGGCATCTGCTCGCACCGCTGATGGGCGCAAATCCACCCGCCTTTCCGTTTGTTTCGTTATTGGTCTCAGGTGGGCATACATTACTTATCGCCGCACGTGGTGTCGGGCAATATGAGATATTGGGTGAGTCGATTGATGATGCAGCAGGTGAATGCTTTGATAAAGCCGCCAAAATGCTAGGCTTGCCTTATCCGGGCGGTCCCAATATTGCCAAATTGGCTGAAACAGGCAACCCAACTGCTTACAATTTGCCAAGACCGATGCTACATCGCGGATTAGATTTTTCTTTTAGCGGTATGAAAACAGCCGTGCATAACCTGATTAAAGACACTGATGGTTCAGGTGGCTCAGGGAATAATGCGGATAGCGATTCGCAAGTTCGCGCCGATATCGCCGCCAGCTTTCAGCATGCAGTCGTCGATACGCTGGTGAGAAAGTGCGTGAAAGCACTGAAGCAAGTAGAGATGAGTCGATTGGTGATCGCGGGCGGTGTCAGTGCCAACACTCATTTACGTGAAACTTTGGAGAGCGAGCTTGCTAAGATAAATGCCACTGTGCATTATGCGCCGCCTGCATTATGCACTGATAATGGGGCGATGATTGCTTATGCTGGTTATGAGCGCCTGCAGGCAGGGCAGTCTGATGATTTAGCGGTGAGCTGTGTGCCGCGTTGGCCGATGACTGAGCTACCAGCAGTGTAAAGACGGTTTTGCTCAATACTATCTCCGTTAACCTTTATTAACCTAAGGACGAACTATGCAGTGGCTTGCTATTGGACTAGGGGCTGCCATTGGGGCTTGCCTGAGGGCGTGGTTGGCTCGCTTTAATCCGCTGCATCACTGGATACCCCTTGGGACGCTTGGTGCCAATGTATTGGGTGGACTATTAATAGGGTTGGCACTGGTGTGGTTTGAGCGCGTGGGTAGCGGTCTATCGCCCAATGTCCGACTATTTGTGATTACCGGTTTTTTGGGCGGATTGACCACTTTTAGTACTTTTAGTGCAGAAGTTTTTACCTTTATCAATGCTGGTAAACTACTAGCAGGTTTGGGATTGGTTGGGCTACATGTGGGACTGACGTTACTAGCAACCGCTATCGGATTTTACTTTTTTAAGCTGGTTTTATAAGCTTCGATAGATGTCATTCGCATAATGGTCTAATATAAGTGGTTCCCTTATATCAGTCTGTTTTAAGTGGTCTATTAATAGGTTTTCGAGACTTTTTAGCTGGTTCCCTTGGGGTATACTTTTAGTTACCTTCGATCTTGTCCATATTATTAGTCCCAATCACTTCGATATTTGGTTTGGTCGCTATGCGGCAAAAATGGTACAAGTGAATTCCGTGTCGGTTGTCGCCGTATTATTAGTATTATGTATGTTATATAAGTACCATATTATGAAGCCGCATCTCTCTTTTATCATTACAAAACCAAACCCTCATTCACCTATTACCTATATTTAACGAGACATTATCAAACAGGTAATAAGTACGCGCTATTCAGCCACAGTCGTTACTCTTCTTTAACTTTCATAAATCTACGCAACACCATAATCCGTTATCATTTCCTTTGTCGACAGAACGAAGTTTGATCATACTATTTGAGCGTCTTTCTCTCAAAAAAAGATGGATAACAAAAACTAAGATTTATAGCCAGTGTCAATTAAAAAGGAAATAACGATGAAAATTATTATGTTTAAAAAAATTGCCGTAGGCTCAGTATTAGCAATCTCTACCTGCCTAGCTATGGTTGGTCAGGCAAACGCGGCACCGTATAACCCTACTCACTATGGAATGGATGTAAATAATGGTCCATTGTCTAAACTGAACCTAACCAAAAAACAAAAAAGCCAAATTCAAGCGATTCAAAAATCAAATCATAACAATGGTAAAAACGGTTATAAAAATAACCATGCGGCAATCTCAAAAGTACTGACCGTATCACAGCGTAATCAGTTAGAAAAAATGAGAGCTGGAAATAGAGCAAAACGTGGTAAATAAAATGGTCACAACCAAGGTAAATATAATCAAAATCAGAACCACAACCGTCACCGTTAATTAAAAAAGACAGGTTTGGCTTAAAATATTGTTTTATCAGCATTATGATGAGCAATGGTATATATAAAGGATCGCGCTCATGAAGAATAATTTGGTTCGTATAAAACCCCAAATATTATTTAGCTTAACATTATTCATTTTAGCCATGGTGCCCGTCACCTCTACTTTTGCCATCCTGCCCATGGCATCGGAAATCTTCCAATCTGAGTCATCTTTCACTGCGTTTAATGATGAAAAAATCCTAACGGCTGATGATGTTTTTTCTACCGAAAATAGTATAACAATTGAAAATCATAGGATTATTGCTTCCAGTGAGAGAGCAACATCCTCAAATTCCATTAATGAATATAAGCATAAATCTGACCTTAAAAAGCAGTCAAATTTTATGAAGTATGATTGAGTTTGTAGAATAGTCGCAAACGGTAATCACCCACGATAAATAAGAACACTTATAAAAGGTGTCCCTATCGCTGACTTGTGTTAATGCTTAAATGAAATTTCGCACACTCTTTATAATAAGTACTTTATTGTAGATACAGCCTTAAACTGTTCAGAAAGTACACTGCCACTATTTAGATAACTAAATTCGTTACCATCATTAGCCTACAGCCAAAGGTTCAAGTCCTCACTAGGGTACCGTTATTTACCATAACGCTCGTCATAGCGTAAGAGAGCGGATGATATTTCTTAATTGGAATAATTTAGTAGATAGTGAAATATTACACCGGCTTCACAATACCTTCTAACAAATTCGCAAAACCTTGCATATAAGCGGTATCTTGACTCGATGTGCGCGTCGCTGCATATAGCTGACAATGCACACCCGTACCCAATGGACGCGAGACGACCCAGCCTTTTTTCTCATATTCAGCAACCACCCAATCAGGTAACGCCGCGACACCGCGTTCACTAGCAACCAATTGAATCAGCATCGCCGTCAACTCTGTAGTACGAATACTATCAAAGCTTACCTGCGCAGGGGTCATAAAATTGGCAATAATATCAAGGCGCTTGGCTTCCACTGGATACGCAATCAGGGTTTCATTGGTTAAATTATCTGGCTCAATAAATTTCTGCGCCGCCAAATCATGCGTTGGTGATAGCACCAAGCGACTTTCATACTCAAATAACGGCTGATAGCTGATGCCGTCTATCGGTAAATCGCTGGTGGTAATGAGTAAATCGATATCACCTTCCATCAATAAGTGGTGCGGCTCTGGCTCAAAACCTGTCGCAAAATCTAGCTCTACATCTGACCATTCGCGGCGGTAATGATTGAGTATCGGCATTAGCCAATCGAAGCAACTGTGACATTCAGAGGCTAGCCGTAATCTACCCGCTTGACCGTGAGCTAAGCGCTTAAGATTGGATTTGGTGCGAGTCACTTGTGGCATGATGCTATCTGCCAATGCCAGTACCGTTTTACCTGCTGGCGTAAAAGTCAGCGGGCGTGTTCGGCGATTGACCAAGCTGATATCGTAATAACTCTCTAGCTCTTTTAGCTGATGCGAGACCGCGGAAGCCGTGACGTGCAATTCATCGGCAGCCGCTGCCAATGAACCATGCGCTCGCAGCGCGGTTAAGGTATTGAGATGACGAAGCTCTAACATAAGACAACCTAACCGCTAAAGTGAGAAAAATTCATTATAATCGATATAGCGCTGATTTTCATTCAAAGTCTGATTTTTAATCAGCAATGCTAAATGAGCAATGGCAAAC encodes:
- a CDS encoding LysR family transcriptional regulator, translated to MLELRHLNTLTALRAHGSLAAAADELHVTASAVSHQLKELESYYDISLVNRRTRPLTFTPAGKTVLALADSIMPQVTRTKSNLKRLAHGQAGRLRLASECHSCFDWLMPILNHYRREWSDVELDFATGFEPEPHHLLMEGDIDLLITTSDLPIDGISYQPLFEYESRLVLSPTHDLAAQKFIEPDNLTNETLIAYPVEAKRLDIIANFMTPAQVSFDSIRTTELTAMLIQLVASERGVAALPDWVVAEYEKKGWVVSRPLGTGVHCQLYAATRTSSQDTAYMQGFANLLEGIVKPV
- a CDS encoding c-type cytochrome, translated to MISKQQRMNKLVLSAISLSALLAITACSGDNAAVEEPAVVNEPVDTTVVVEDAPIVEPEVVIPEPVADTETTVIEDEPVQEISAEPEVLAADAGAKLYETNCKVCHEGGLLNAPKYGDKAAWEPRLAKGTETLHMHSAKGFNKMPAQATDKVSEAQVYAAVDYMIEAVS
- the tsaD gene encoding tRNA (adenosine(37)-N6)-threonylcarbamoyltransferase complex transferase subunit TsaD, whose amino-acid sequence is MKVLGLETSCDETGLAIFDSEQMNSDNQGLVGQVLYSQIELHALYGGVVPELASRDHIRKLVPLLNELLEQCNVKKSEIDAIAYTKGPGLIGALMTGALFGRSLAYGLDIPAIGIHHMEGHLLAPLMGANPPAFPFVSLLVSGGHTLLIAARGVGQYEILGESIDDAAGECFDKAAKMLGLPYPGGPNIAKLAETGNPTAYNLPRPMLHRGLDFSFSGMKTAVHNLIKDTDGSGGSGNNADSDSQVRADIAASFQHAVVDTLVRKCVKALKQVEMSRLVIAGGVSANTHLRETLESELAKINATVHYAPPALCTDNGAMIAYAGYERLQAGQSDDLAVSCVPRWPMTELPAV
- a CDS encoding CrcB family protein, with the protein product MQWLAIGLGAAIGACLRAWLARFNPLHHWIPLGTLGANVLGGLLIGLALVWFERVGSGLSPNVRLFVITGFLGGLTTFSTFSAEVFTFINAGKLLAGLGLVGLHVGLTLLATAIGFYFFKLVL